The Microbacterium horticulturae genome has a window encoding:
- a CDS encoding ROK family transcriptional regulator — MRQTGVREANLSHVLRLVHLHGPISRAVITARTGLNRSTVGDLVTELTVAGLVLEGEPAAHGRVGRPSPVVAADVRPVVVAANPEVDALTLAAVGLDRGIRARIRIARDELLTPEETADLIAVQIAAWRDGPLADARVLSIGVAVPGPVRAADGLVRAAPHLGWVDAALGPLITEATELPVVVGNDANLGAVAEHLFGAARGVDDVVYLNGGASGIGGAIIAGGHPLTGAGGYAGEFGQSRPAVASEDDRRSEVGTLEDEVSRRRLLAAVSLRSADEAELAAALATSADPAVADEVTRQRRILATALANAVNGLNPSVLVLGGFLATLAARDLPGLLTDVRAQSMPTSGEGIDIRLATLADDRLLIGAAEAALSELLHDPIATLAR, encoded by the coding sequence GTGAGACAGACCGGTGTACGCGAGGCGAACCTCTCGCACGTGCTTCGCCTCGTGCACCTGCACGGGCCGATTTCGCGTGCCGTGATCACCGCCCGGACGGGCTTGAACCGCTCGACCGTGGGCGATCTGGTGACCGAGCTGACCGTCGCAGGGCTCGTGCTCGAGGGTGAACCGGCCGCACACGGGCGCGTCGGGCGGCCCTCGCCGGTGGTCGCCGCCGACGTTCGGCCGGTCGTCGTCGCCGCGAACCCCGAGGTCGACGCCCTCACTCTCGCCGCGGTGGGACTGGACCGCGGCATCCGGGCGCGTATCCGCATCGCGCGCGACGAGCTGCTCACGCCCGAAGAGACCGCCGACCTCATCGCCGTGCAGATCGCCGCCTGGCGCGACGGCCCACTCGCCGACGCGCGCGTGCTGTCGATCGGGGTGGCAGTGCCGGGTCCGGTGCGAGCCGCCGACGGGCTGGTGCGCGCGGCCCCCCATCTGGGATGGGTGGATGCCGCGCTCGGCCCGCTCATCACCGAGGCGACGGAGCTGCCGGTCGTGGTCGGCAACGATGCGAACCTGGGCGCCGTCGCCGAGCACCTGTTCGGTGCGGCGCGCGGCGTCGACGACGTCGTGTACCTCAACGGTGGCGCGAGCGGCATCGGCGGCGCGATCATCGCCGGCGGCCACCCGCTGACCGGTGCCGGCGGGTACGCAGGGGAGTTCGGGCAGAGCCGCCCCGCCGTCGCGAGCGAAGACGACCGTCGCAGCGAGGTCGGCACGCTCGAAGACGAGGTGAGCAGGCGTCGGCTGCTGGCCGCCGTGAGCTTGCGCTCTGCCGACGAGGCCGAGCTGGCCGCGGCCCTGGCGACGTCCGCCGATCCGGCCGTGGCCGACGAAGTGACGCGGCAGCGCCGCATCCTGGCCACCGCGCTCGCCAACGCCGTGAACGGGTTGAATCCGTCGGTGCTCGTGCTGGGCGGCTTTCTCGCGACGCTGGCCGCACGCGACCTGCCGGGGCTTCTCACCGATGTGCGTGCGCAGTCGATGCCGACCTCGGGCGAGGGGATCGACATCCGCCTCGCGACGCTCGCCGACGACCGGCTGCTGATCGGTGCGGCCGAGGCGGCGCTTTCCGAGCTGCTGCACGACCCGATCGCGACGTTGGCGCGCTGA
- the xylA gene encoding xylose isomerase, whose product MVTPTPADKFTFGLWTIGYNGTDPFGGPTRPALDVVHAVEKLAELGAYGLTFHDDDLFTFGSTDAERQNQIDRLKQVLADTGLVVPMVTTNLFSPPVFKDGGFTSNDRSVRRYALRKVLRQIDLGAELGAKTLVMWGGREGAEYDAAKDIRQALERYREGVNLLSEYVIDKGYDIRFAIEPKPNEPRGDILLPTVGHALAFIGSLEHPDMVGLNPEVGHEQMAGLNFAAGIAQALYHGKLFHIDLNGQRGIKYDQDLVFGHGDLHNAFALVDLLENGGPDGGQAYDGPRHFDYKPSRTEDETGVWDSAAANMRTYLLLKERAAAFRADPEVQEALQAARVAELAQPTLGVGEGYAELLADRSAFEDFDADAYFGAKGFGFVRLQQLATEHLLGAR is encoded by the coding sequence ATGGTCACCCCCACCCCCGCCGACAAGTTCACATTCGGCCTCTGGACGATCGGCTACAACGGAACCGATCCGTTCGGCGGACCGACCCGCCCCGCCCTCGACGTCGTGCACGCCGTCGAGAAGCTCGCCGAGCTCGGCGCGTACGGTCTCACGTTCCACGACGACGACCTGTTCACGTTCGGCTCGACCGACGCCGAGCGGCAGAACCAGATCGACCGTCTCAAGCAGGTCCTGGCCGACACCGGCCTGGTCGTGCCGATGGTCACCACGAACCTGTTCAGCCCGCCCGTGTTCAAGGACGGCGGCTTCACCTCCAACGACCGCTCCGTGCGCCGCTACGCCCTGCGCAAGGTCCTGCGTCAGATCGACCTCGGCGCCGAGCTGGGCGCCAAGACGCTCGTCATGTGGGGCGGCCGCGAGGGCGCCGAGTATGACGCAGCCAAGGACATCCGCCAGGCGCTCGAGCGCTACCGCGAGGGCGTGAACCTGCTGTCGGAGTACGTCATCGACAAGGGCTACGACATCCGCTTCGCGATCGAGCCGAAGCCGAACGAGCCTCGCGGCGACATCCTGCTGCCGACCGTCGGGCACGCGCTCGCGTTCATCGGCTCGCTCGAGCACCCCGACATGGTGGGTCTGAACCCCGAGGTCGGCCACGAGCAGATGGCCGGTCTGAACTTCGCCGCCGGCATCGCCCAGGCGCTCTACCACGGCAAGCTCTTCCACATCGACCTGAACGGTCAGCGCGGCATCAAGTACGACCAGGACCTCGTCTTCGGCCACGGCGACCTGCACAACGCGTTCGCGCTCGTCGACCTGCTCGAGAACGGCGGCCCCGACGGCGGCCAGGCCTACGACGGCCCGCGCCACTTCGACTACAAGCCCTCGCGCACCGAGGACGAGACCGGCGTCTGGGACTCGGCTGCGGCCAACATGCGCACCTACCTGCTGCTCAAGGAGCGCGCCGCGGCCTTCCGCGCCGACCCCGAGGTGCAGGAGGCCCTTCAGGCCGCGCGCGTCGCCGAGCTCGCCCAGCCCACGCTCGGCGTGGGCGAGGGCTACGCCGAACTGCTGGCCGACCGGTCGGCATTCGAGGACTTCGACGCGGATGCCTACTTCGGCGCGAAGGGCTTCGGCTTCGTGCGCCTGCAGCAGCTGGCCACCGAGCACCTGCTCGGCGCGCGCTGA
- a CDS encoding xylulokinase: protein MALVAGVDSSTQSCKVVVMDAATGEVVRQGRGTHPDGTEVDPAAWWDALQAAITEAGGLDDVEAWAIGGQQHGMVVLDEAGEAIRPALLWNDTRSAGAASDLVREFGSDELAARTGLVPVASFTITKLRWLRDNEPENAARVAAVALPHDWLTWRLRGFGPENPDFGELVTDRSDASGTGYWGPDGYDRALLVAALGHDAVLPRVLEHEEWVQDAGGRRVAPGAGDNAGAALGVGAGPGDAVVSIGTSGTVFAVSTERVIDPSGTVAGFASADGNWLPLVATINASRVLEAIRRVLGVDHAGLSALALAASPGAGGLHLEPYFEGERTPNLPDATATLSGMTLASTTRENVARAAVEGMLGGLAYGMQTLRDLGVEVRRALLVGGGAQSEAVQRIAPEVLGVPVSVPAPAEYVALGAARQAAGVLAA from the coding sequence ATGGCGCTGGTCGCAGGAGTCGACTCGTCGACGCAGTCGTGCAAGGTCGTGGTGATGGATGCCGCGACCGGCGAAGTCGTGCGGCAGGGGCGCGGTACGCATCCCGACGGCACCGAGGTCGACCCCGCCGCTTGGTGGGATGCTCTGCAGGCCGCGATCACCGAGGCCGGCGGGCTCGACGACGTCGAGGCCTGGGCGATCGGCGGCCAGCAGCACGGCATGGTCGTGCTCGATGAGGCCGGCGAAGCCATCCGGCCCGCGCTGCTGTGGAACGACACCCGATCGGCGGGCGCGGCATCCGACCTCGTCCGCGAGTTCGGCTCCGACGAGCTCGCCGCGCGCACGGGCCTTGTGCCGGTCGCGTCGTTCACGATCACGAAGCTGCGCTGGTTGCGCGACAACGAGCCCGAGAACGCCGCGCGCGTCGCGGCCGTCGCGCTCCCGCACGACTGGCTGACCTGGCGGCTGCGCGGCTTCGGTCCCGAGAACCCCGACTTCGGCGAACTGGTCACCGACCGCTCCGACGCGTCGGGCACCGGATACTGGGGCCCCGACGGCTACGACCGCGCGCTGCTGGTCGCCGCCCTCGGCCACGACGCCGTGCTGCCACGCGTGCTTGAGCACGAGGAATGGGTGCAGGATGCGGGGGGCCGCCGCGTCGCGCCGGGCGCCGGCGACAACGCGGGTGCCGCGCTGGGCGTGGGCGCGGGACCGGGCGACGCCGTCGTGTCGATCGGTACGAGCGGCACCGTGTTCGCAGTGAGCACCGAGCGCGTGATCGACCCGAGCGGAACCGTCGCCGGGTTCGCCTCGGCCGACGGAAACTGGCTTCCCCTGGTCGCCACGATCAACGCGTCGCGCGTGCTCGAGGCGATCCGGCGCGTGCTGGGCGTCGATCATGCCGGGCTCAGCGCCCTGGCGCTGGCCGCATCGCCGGGCGCAGGCGGATTGCACCTCGAGCCGTACTTCGAGGGCGAGCGGACGCCGAACCTTCCCGACGCGACGGCAACTCTGAGCGGCATGACGCTCGCGTCGACGACCCGCGAGAACGTCGCCCGCGCCGCAGTCGAGGGGATGCTGGGTGGCCTCGCCTACGGGATGCAGACGCTTCGCGACCTCGGGGTCGAGGTGCGACGCGCCCTGCTGGTCGGCGGGGGCGCGCAGTCCGAGGCCGTGCAGCGCATCGCGCCCGAGGTGCTCGGGGTGCCGGTCTCCGTGCCCGCGCCGGCGGAGTATGTGGCGCTCGGCGCGGCGCGCCAGGCGGCCGGGGTGCTCGCGGCGTGA
- a CDS encoding RidA family protein: MTKTAVRTANAPQPAGPYSQGIVANGFFYTAGFGPQDPATGAVADSVAEQTRQVLRNVGAVLAEQGLTLDDCVKTTVHLADLADFAEFNEAYKEFFAEPYPVRTTVGSQLANILVEIDVVAALPAA; the protein is encoded by the coding sequence ATGACCAAGACCGCCGTCCGCACTGCGAACGCACCCCAGCCGGCTGGACCCTACAGCCAGGGCATCGTCGCGAACGGATTCTTCTACACCGCCGGGTTCGGCCCCCAGGACCCTGCTACGGGTGCCGTTGCCGATTCGGTCGCCGAGCAGACCCGCCAGGTGCTGCGCAACGTGGGCGCCGTGCTCGCCGAGCAGGGTCTCACCCTCGACGACTGCGTGAAGACGACCGTGCACCTGGCCGACCTCGCCGACTTCGCGGAGTTCAACGAGGCCTACAAGGAGTTCTTCGCCGAGCCCTACCCGGTACGCACGACCGTCGGCTCGCAGTTGGCGAACATCCTCGTCGAGATCGACGTGGTCGCCGCGCTCCCGGCGGCGTAG